Genomic segment of Falco cherrug isolate bFalChe1 chromosome W, bFalChe1.pri, whole genome shotgun sequence:
GGGTCggggcccccggggcagggacggggGATCGGGGccccgggcagcggcccggtaCGGCTGTCTACGGAGCGAACCACCAGAGGGCGGGAAGCCGAGCgcacaggctgctcctcagCGCGGCAGCGGCGGACAGCGCCTCCCTCAGCGGCGAGCGCGGCGGTTAACCGGCCGGCGGGCTCTGCTGGCGGGGGCGGGGTCTGCTCCGGCGCGTGTCCAGCGCGAGTGACGTCACTTCCTGCCCCGCGGTGCCCGGCGGCTCCTGCGCGGTGCCCGGCCGCGGCGCtgccgagcggggccgggggcagcgagAGGCGCGGCGggtggcggcggcgctgcgCCCCCCGCAGAGCACTCGGGCCGCTGCCGGGAAGCCCGGGGGGTGCCGGCGTaccgggcagcagcagctccccgctGGCCCCGGCGGGGCCCGCGCTGCGAGCTCGCGGGGCGGCTCGGGCGAGTcggttttaaaagcaaatggctCAAACTGGGAAGCGCTTGTCGTTCAGGGCAAGGGCATCTCGTCAGGGAGTTATGGCCAAAACAGCTCTGCGAGCAATTTGCCTCCTAGCTTGTTGAGCAGTCCTGCTTGTGTGCCATCGTTAGCCCTGGGCAAATGGATGCCAAAGGAACAAACAGCAAGGGTTAATATAgcgggaggggggctggggggggctgtaGGCACCATCTAGTTACCTGCCTTGCCATGACAGGGTCAGAAAGTTACTTTCCAGTAAATGTGGCCGAGCTGGCACTGCCACAAAAGAACACAAACGCGCACTGAGGGTATGGAAACGTGGTCCAGAAATCAAAAGACAGGTCACGCCTTTGGTGTAGATAAGTTGGGAACCATCCTCCTATTCTACTGCTGCGGTGATGCCGCTAGGTAGTTCAGCGTGGTGAAACCTTATTATAAGTACCATAAGGTTTTGGGGTGATGTCACAGTCCAGTATACCCTAGATGGTGTGACTCATGGAACACCTTGGCAGCACACTTCTTCCTCTTAGAAACTGTCTCTTGCCAATGAGTTTGTGAAAAACGGAGAGATGGGAAAGAAATCCTCAATCAGAGAGAGGGACACACTTCACTGTGATTAGCAGTGAAAATATTGATGACAACAGGACAGGAATCTGGTACCACTTTTTAGGGAGAAGATTCAGCCCTTTgaaataccttctttttcttcatcgCTAATAATGGTACAGCTCCTAAaaccttcattttgctttctggaatGAGCCTTCACAGCTTTATCAAGCCTGTTCGCTCTGGCAGTGTTCTCGCCGACCAAAGTGGCTGATGTACAGTCACTTTCCTTAGCTGATCCTCAGTGTATTAGCAGCGTTCTGTTATTGTAGACGTGATCCCTAGAAGGAAAAgctataataaataataattttaaaaagacagaaaaaagacttTTGTTGAAAACACAGCCAAGTAAATTCAGGTTGCAAAACCTGAATTCTATGAGTTTTGGGAAATGGCTATGAGCAGCAGCCATTTCAAGAGCACCTCTGTAATCAGTCTGACCATTTAATGGGGGAATGGagagcaaaatgcattttttaattgggtgcatttgttttcttccaaacatTAGAAGAAAGGCAGGAATTTATTTACAAGGTGGCAATACAGAGTAAACACAATCCATCTCTGTGCTCTTTCCAGGAGGAAGTATTTCTTCTCTAGTCCTTTTTCAAGTGCACGCATGCTCAGCCACAAAAACTTGGGTTTTTTACAGGTCATTCCCCAGCCAAGACCAGGAGACCCTACAGTTCCTGTGCAATGTCAAATGTTTCAGAATGGTATTAAACCCCCCCGTGATTACCCAGTTTTAGTTGGTAGGGACTTTGGTAGCTGCCTGGgctgaaattcagtttcaggCTTGGAAGATAAGGGAGTGCTGATGGGTCCTGTGGATATAGTGTTAAGGGCACAACAGGAactgtttgtttattattagacagaaaggatgcaaaattaaaaactagAATCTATCACCCAGAGCAACCTCAGAAGCACTTCTGGGAACTCTACTTCTGGGCCTCCATGACAAGGGAAAGACGGACTGAGTCAGCTACTAGTAAGCAACAAGTTACAGGGTTTTTTCCGCACCACCTCACACTGCATTGtgccctgggaagcaaagacaccattccgaaaaacaaacccccacctgcctcctgctcaacTCGTGCCCGAGACAGGCTTCAGGGGGTGACCTTGGGCAAGGccaactgcacagagctgttccGAGTGATGGTGGCGTTACTCCCCTCTCTTCCAAGAGGGAATGCATCCGTCGGAGCCCGACGATGCTGCCacggcctcaagctgcagccaggcctgtgctGGGCCTTCACTGCTCTCAGCCCTGACCCTCACCCATGGACGTGACGGCCCAGTAGGACTGCAGACCTGCCCATCCCTATGGACCGGCCTGGTGATCTGCACTCTTGGCGCACTCTGCTTACTGTCCCCAGaactcttctgctcttcttggtGAGGGCCTGTGGGGCTGATCCCTGGCCTGTGTGGTCACAGaccctgccagccttgctgtggctcttgctttgcccttcctctgcaggacaGCCTACCCCTGATGTGCCCTCGCAGATACTGCTGTGTACGTAACACTTCCGTCTTTACCCCTAAGAGCTACATCAGTATTACAGTCGCCTACTACTGTGACCATAGAAGGAACATCAAAAAACagccaaataatttcagaaatacagccaagaaaaaaagtcaacaatatgaaaagaagtataaagaaagaacaaaggtttcacaagaaaaaacaccacaataacccaaacaaaataaagctcaCCTTTGTTCTTAATCTGCCAATTTCATTGACCATTTCAGAATACCTGCTCTTCATTTCTCCCTGCAAATTAAGCTGGGACAGTCCCCCTCTCTCCTCATACACCCTTAGTTCCTTCgtagctctgctcagcagcctcttcaacctgcacagcaaactagtcatgaaaacaatgaagcaaaggaacaaaactggaCTTTTTCACATACTCTCATGTAAACAGCACAGACACCGCTTGCTTCATCTTTAACGTGCTTGACACACCAGGAATTACCAGGAAAAACCAGTATTCCTGTGCCACATACACTTGGAGAGTCCAGATTTCAcctgaaaagaggaatgaaagacTCCCTTTTTCCCAGGAGAACTGCAGGGCAACCTGCACCTGCAGTTGTTTTGGCAGCTAGTGAAAACTAGGGGCTGGTGTACAGAAGTACCTTGCAAGAACTAACACGAGGCCGGCATCTGCTCACAGTTAGGTACAcctatttttacactaaagtttaataaaacatgacttCTACGCAGGGATACCTCTTCACCACGCTAAAAAGCCGTCCCTcttacagtctttctgcagatcgaggtttcttttcatttcttggtCCAGACGTAGTTCAGCTGGGCGTTTCAACTCTACCAGCTtcttcacttcctttctttcactctcgcactttcaaaagagaaaagaaagatttatcacacacacagagcacaggaaaaatacctACGTACAGTCTGTGCATCTAGCGCtctccacagagaagctgccGGACGTCTCTATCCGTTAGCCACGTTCCACAGAATGCCACGGGACGGAATTCCTGAGGATATTCCATCCCTTCAGGTTTCACATCAAACAGACCAATACGtaactacagaaacagatgCCCTCGCTGAAGCAAAGGCCATCCTCTTCTAGACAtaacaggtggaaaagatgctgGAGAACACTTTTGGCAGTGCCTCTGCTCATAGTAGGGATTACGTAGGTATGCACTTCATGGGAGAACATGGATCCATCCAAAGCTTTCATGGGATCTTCCAGcaaccagcaggcaggggcttgtGGAGGAATCTGATCTTTTGGAgttcttcaacattttattcCCCTCGGCCATTACCTCCACCTCTTCTGTGTGGGCATTTACTTAGCcacatgctggttttcctcctcttggtgTTTTCTCAGCCACACcagaggagagctggcagctgttttgactttgtacttccattttccctctacagaaaaggagaaaaggggaaggctGTCCCTTGGCAACTGGCAGGCGCTGCTTGTTTCCCAAGCACTCGTTCATTTACCCAGCATTCcttcagtatgtttttctgCAAGGCTTTTAAGCTCCCGCTACgctgaaaacatacagcagctcctccacacACGCACTGGAAACATCAAGCATTTTAAACCTGCCCAGAAACCAAGGGGTCAGAAGATGACCACACAAAATCCAAGGAAGAACTGGGAACTGTGGCCTTGCTCGATGTGCTCAACTGATAGCAAACCACACTGGGAACTCTTCCCAACAGAGCCACTCCAGAACTTACACAAGGATACCCatctagcttttatttgcttcctccaTGACCCCCAAACGATAAGGTACTCGCAGCCTGAATGGCAGggataacagaaaacaatgataTGTAAGAACCTGACCAGAAGGTGCACGTGGTTCTCCTGGGTATTGGCTCGGTGCCTGGAGAATTTTCTGGGCTCACCTGTTGCAAGAGTTCAGCCTTCTCCTCGTCCAGCTGAGCAACGCGCTCTTCAAGGTGGGATCTTGACTTCAAGTGCTCCTCCCACGTGCTGTGCAAGTCCTTGGATGTCAGAGCCagcatgttctgcttctgcgtctgtgaaagcaacagtggcagaagaaaaagtaaggtgGCCGGAAAAGACAAGAGCGCAGGAGAATGCAGTAACTTACACAGAAACAGGCCTAagctctcctctccccatccaAGACCTATGGCCAAGGTTGGCGTGGAGTGTAAAACACACCTTAGGAACCATaaccaagaacagcagctggagctggtgggaagaaggaatacTCTAGAAGCGACAGGATGAGGTTACAACTTTGGGGGATAAGatgacatgcacacacacacagaatcaccctacagctttcctgcaaagctcctCTGGTTCCCTCTATACTTCAGTTTTCgtaagaacactgcaaaaggTGGTGCAAAAGGACAACATTCGCTCCTGCTTTCAACAGCTACGCTCAGATTTATTCATATAGTTACAGACATTAACTACCTtagttttcacctttttttccaactCCTTTTGCAAGCGCAGCTTGTCTCTCTCCAGGTCACTGTGGTAGCGCGTAGTAACTTCAAGTGAAGCTTCTGGCATAGATTGCTTTTTAAGTGCAGCagcaagctcctgctgcagttgtccAAACATGCCCTAACGAAACAGTTAAATTAGCATGAAGAAAGTTCTAAGAACATGAAATACGCCTTTAACTTATTTTGTTATATGGTTAGACCTGTCTAGATTGAACCCAAAAGTATGAAATtttgcctgccaccagcaggcatCTGCACAGATGATGACCTCTCGTCATCATTCTCAGCT
This window contains:
- the LOC129734490 gene encoding ankyrin repeat domain-containing protein 26-like, whose amino-acid sequence is MQNKRIMKEKIVDYGQERFKDIFNKLRADTEKQVYLTEERNKDLNAKRTDLREQVFKYETDVVERQGMFGQLQQELAAALKKQSMPEASLEVTTRYHSDLERDKLRLQKELEKKVKTKTQKQNMLALTSKDLHSTWEEHLKSRSHLEERVAQLDEEKAELLQQCESERKEVKKLVELKRPAELRLDQEMKRNLDLQKDCKRDGFLALKRLLSRATKELRVYEERGGLSQLNLQGEMKSRYSEMVNEIGRLRTKGSRLQ